Part of the Toxotes jaculatrix isolate fToxJac2 chromosome 1, fToxJac2.pri, whole genome shotgun sequence genome, acGTGGTGAATGTCTCAGTGCTGCTCACACAACAAGACATTTATCTCAGACTGTCGTCATGTTGACATTAGAACAAGTTTTCAGATGATTCCATTCCAAAAAACCACGAGCACCAGGAGAGTCAAGgctgagaaaagaaataaacctTTAATCAGCAGGAACTTTAGTAACATCTGGCATAAAGTCAGAGCACCGCACTTTATACAACAACAAGAAGAGTAATGAGTGGTGGCACACCATGGGAAAACATCACTGAACTGATTGAACTTGAGGACCCATCATGGATTTTAATCTCAGACCAAAAAAATGTGTCCTTGCAAATCATAAGTCTCGTGGCCTTAACCCCTGAAAGGTGTCCGGTCCACCTGAGGGGACGAGCATCCAGTGACTGGATTACATACATCACTATGGAGTCAGTGAGACATCAGACTCTGTCACCACCATCATTTATCTGACACTTCAAATGGAACGTTTCAGTTTCTAACCCACAAAATCAACGATTCAGCGTTCTGGGAGAATGTTTCAGAGATAATGAGCTCGAAGACGCTGCAGGTCTGAAAGGTACCGAgtctctgcagaggaaacagacaggagaatgataagagaagagaaaacgctgctctttatttattcagtaaaGTCACTTCCAGTCCCAGTTTCTGGACCTGTATCAACTCCAAACAGAAAGAGCTTCAGGCAGACAAGTTTAAAATTAGGATAAAAATATTGCAGAAGAAGAACAAGGCTGCAAAACAAAATCCCAATGTTTCAGGAAACTGCAAATTCTGTTTCAGTTTAATCCAGAAAGATGCTGCAGATCGAAAACATGAGGGAAAATTCCAAATTATcctcagagctgaaacagtgGGCTGATGGATGTTTGACGAATGTTTGACGGATGTTTGACGGATGTATGACGGGTGTTTGACCAATGTTTGACCGATGTTTGACCGATGTTTGACGGATGTTTGAGGATGTTTGACGGGTGTTTGACAAATGTTTGAGGATGTTTGACGAATGTTTGACGGATGTTTGACGGGACGGATGTTTGACGGATGTTTGACGAATGTTTGACGGATGTTTGACGAATGTTTGACGAATGTTTGGCGGATGTTTGGGGATTGGATCTGGACGATGTAGTAACAACTGAACAGGAagctctgtcagtctgtgtctcgttcacacacacacggttcaAAGTTCAAGGCTTGATCCGGACTAAGTGCTGCAGAGGAACTGTACTTCCTGTCAGCTGCCAGCAGTGGGCGCTGCCTTCTCCTTGTTATTTCTCGGCCTTCATCTTGGTGATGTACGTCCCGGCGTTCTTGTACGCTCCCACATAGCCCGTGTTCTCCACGATCTCCTCCCGGCCCTCCCGACCTTTGCCCTTGCCGCTCTCGTCGAAGCGCTCCTTGTGCGACCCGGTGTAGCGGGACGTGTCGGTCAGCCGGTCCACAGCCGCCATCTTTGCCACTttctgagggaaacacagagaggacaggaaataAACCAAAGCAGACCACAGTCTCACGCGCTCGTGCTGTTCACTGGACCTCCTCCCCTCTCAGCTCAGACTCTAAAACTCTGATGTTGCAGCAGTGATCGGCTGAGGCTATGATGTCTGACGgcgtcagtcctgaaccatcaGAGCAGAGTGGGAGGTGTGTCTCAGGAGCAGCTCGGGACTTGTTTCCCGCAGCTGaacaaggaaacacaaagagtCAGAGAGCCAACGCAGACGTCACGCTGAGCCGTATCATCCATCGTGTCTGAGCATGTTCCAGAAAGACGCCTCATCTGCTCTCAGCTCAGCTCGGTCTGATGTGTCATCTCCTGTGGACTGAGGACAGGTCCTCCTCGCTTTCCCAGTCCAGTGTGACGTCCTCTCTAAAGTCTCTGCATTCAGAGAGAGTCAGGCTCAGAGTCAGGCTCAGagtcaggctcagactcaggccTAGGGTCAGGCTCAGAGTCAGGCTCAGaatcaggctcagactcaggctcagagtcaggctcacactcaggctcaggctcagagtcaggctcagagtcaggctcagactcaggccTAGGGTCAGGCTCAGAGTCAGGCTCAGaatcaggctcagactcaggctcagagtcAGGCTCACACTCAGGCTCAcactcaggctcaggctcagagtcaggctcaggctcagagtCAGGCTCACACTCAggctcagagtcagagtcaggaCGTGGGCTTTCCACGGCTCcttcccacaatcccaaaaacatgcacatgaggttaactggctactctgTCGCTcctaggtgtgaatgtgtgcgaatgtgtgtctttgtgtcacCTGACTGATTGGCGACCGGTCGAGGGTGAatcccgcctctcgcccatagtcagctgggatctGACTCATCATCCTGCTTTTTCAACGGTCTCTTCATAATCACAGACGTGTTTTAAATGGAGGTATGTGGACAGAGTCCTGCTGAGGAAGGGGACAGATCCACGCTCCCAACCTGAACAACACACCGTACCATTTAACGCCACGCGACATCTCAGCGTCAGGCTTCTGAAAATTCACACATGATGACGTTTAATCTTCATCTTATTATTGGTGCAttcatgtcatcatcatcatcatgactGAACTAAGTTGCTGCTGTTCCAGGTCCTTGGGCTGTTGTCAGGTGGTCGGCTCTGTGGGGTGTTGGCTGCATCTCTCAGCTCAGTGCTgcagggtttgtgtgtttgctgcatgaTATTTACAGACGTGTTGATTCATGTGCTTTGTCCCTATAAATGCTGCTGTTCTCCATAAGAACGATGTGTGTCCGTGTTCCTAAACGGTTTGTGTTTGGCTggagtgtgatgtgtgtgatatGAGGCTCATTTTCAAACTGATAAAAGGAAACTTAGAGCACACACGTGAAGTTTTACTGTGCGACACGGTCATCGTGCAGAGTTCGTGCGCTGATGAAACAGCACTCACTTTTTATTTGTGGTTGTAGAAAAGTGGTTTTGTTTGACCCCCTGGatcttcctgtgtctgtgtgatgagcTCATTGTTCTGCAGGTGTCAAACTGTTTGCACTTTAATTAGTTGTAAGACAGTTTGTGTCTAAGCTCATGTTCGTGTCCCCCGACCCTAACCCTTGTCTCACCGTCACTCCGACGTTGGTGGGCTCTCTGCCCTCCACCAGTTTGAAGATGGACTGCAGCGCTTCCTCTTTACTTTGACCTTTGAACCTCTTTGGGGCCAACTCCTGCAGAGCTCTCTGAAACTCCTCGTACGTGATGACCCGAGACGTCTTCTgtctgcacacagagacacacagacgaGTGTTCAGAGTCCACAGAAAACATCCACCTGGACTTTCactgtgaaacagctgcagctaaTCTGGATTCTTACTCTGAGAAACAGTGTCAGAAAATCTCCCAAACATCGATCAGCTTCTTCATTTTACCTGAATTCTCTCATTATTTTATGACTGAAGTTTATATGAAAGTTTGGGAATGTCCTGGAGGGTGGATACACTGTGacatgctgcttacacattaacacactgaCAGTAACCCAGGAACAAAATGCCAGTGTAATAATGTCCCAGCCACACTTTACTCATGGAgagtttttaaatcacagtaCTGATGATGTGAAaccttcctccaccactgaacaGCATCAGACTCAGATCTGAGGATCTGAGACGAAGCTGAGTGGCGTAAAACAAAGCTTTGTTTGTGGACTGACGTCTTCCTGTGGCTGTGGACGCAGGTTCACGTGAATCCTCCTGCTCAGAGCGGAGTTTACTCCACATACACAAATATTCACATCACCAACACCTGTCACATGATCACCTGTCACATGATCACCACCAGGAGGAGCTACACTgacccacacagagacagattcaATTCCAACTGtccagtaaaagaaaaagtgacCAGAACCCCAACAAtcataaaatgaaacagaatggTGAGGACAGGATGTGgaggactggactggactggcaCACTCACTTGACTTTGGAGAAGACGATGTCCACGTCAGTGCTGGTGACATTCTTGCTGTCAATGATCTTGCAGTCTTTGCACAGTTTGGCCCAGTTCTTCCCGTTCAGCTCCTTCCCCGTGGCCTTCGTGTCGCCGTGAATGGCGAACTTCTTGAAAGCCGCCAGGAGCTGCTCCGTGTCTGCGCTCTCTGCCATGATGGAAAAATCTGCAGCACaaatcagaagaaaaacaactgatgaTGAAGGAAATCAGCTCATCACATCCTCAACTCCACAGACTCACACTGAGGAGGGAACACGTGACTGAGCTGAAACAAAACTCAGGAGTTCAGACCAGACGAGTGCGTCGTGTTCACCGCCCTGGTCTGAAGAACTGAATCTGAGTTTCCATGTTACTGAAATCTGTTTGGTGAATCAGAGagattcagttttattttttcatttttttcaccaaaTCATAACAAAAGTGATTTCCAAACAGAGCAGGTTCAGACTGTGCTCTGTAAAATAATATGATCTACAGACACAACTTTTCCCtcaagaacagaaaagaaacatgatataacatgatacaaacaggaagtggacgatgttagagggacagATTTCCGAtcccagaacagttagtggatactgtgctCAGAAGAAATCATCATCTGAGCCTGAGCAGCTGAGCCTGAGCAGCTGAGCACTTTGTGCACAAGACAACTAACTTCACCTGCCCTTCAAATGCATGGAGCAGGATTTCAAGGTAACGAGAGCCAGAGAAGTGGAACGATACAAGGAAAGCAGGGATCCAGGTGACGGCTGACACAGGAAACTGTTCAGGAAGCAAAGGCGAGGCTGCGTCACAACAAGCCGGTGGGAGTGATCGCACCACGCCGAGCTGGGCCAGGAACCTTTCCAACTCCCCAAATGAACGGCATCATGGGGAGGGAAAGGCGGCACCTCatccaggcagcagcagcagagcagaaggAAACCTGAAGCAGCAACAcgaggctgagacgcagcaacacgaggctgagacgcagcagcaagaagctgagacgcagcagcaagaagctgagacgcagcagcaagaggctgagacgcagcaacacgaggctgagacgcagcaacacgaggctgagacgcagcagcaagaagctgagacgcagcagcaagaggctgagacgcagcaacacgaggctgagacgcagcaacacgaggctgagacgcagcagcaagaagctgagacgcagcagcaagaggctgagacgcagcaacacgaggctgagacgcagcagcaagaagctgagacgcagcaacaggaggctgagacgcagcaacacgaggctgagacgcagcaacacgaggctgagacgcagcagcaagaagctgagacgcagcaacaggaggctgagacgcagcaacacgaggctgagacgcagcaacacgaggctgagacgcagcagcaagaagctgagacgcagcagcaggaggctgagTCGCAGCAACACGAGGCTGAGACGCAGAAGCAGAaggctgagacgcagcagcaAGAGGCTGAGTCGCAGCAACAcgaggctgagacgcagcaacacgaggctgagacgcagcaacacgaggctgagacgcagcagcaagaggctgagacgcagcaacacgaggctgagacgcagcaacacgaggctgagacgcagcagcaagaagctgagacgcagcagcaagaggctgagacgcagcaacacgaggctgagacgcagcaacacgaggctgagacgcagcagcaagaagctgagacgcagcagcaggaggctgagTCGCAGCAACACGAGGCTGAGACGCAGAAGCAGAaggctgagacgcagcagcaAGAGGCTGAGTCGCAGCAACAcgaggctgagacgcagcaacacgaggctgagacgcagcagcaagaggctgagacgcagcaacacgaggctgagacgcagcaacacgaggctgagacgcagcagcaAGAAGCTGAGACGCAGCAGCAAGAGGCTGAGTCGCAGCAACAcgaggctgagacgcagcaacacgaggctgagacgcagcaacacgaggctgagacgcagcagcaagaggctgagacgcagcaacacgaggctgagacgcagcaacacgaggctgagacgcagcagcaagaggctgagacgcagcaacacgaggctgagacgcagcaacacgaggctgagacgcagcagcaagaggctgagacgcagcagcaAGAGGCTGAGTCGCAGCAACAcgaggctgagacgcagcaacacgaggctgagacgcagcaacacgaggctgagacgcagcaacaggaggctgagacgcagcagcaggaggctgagacgcagcaacacgaggctgagacgcagcagcaagaggctgagacgcagcagcaAGAGGCTGAGTCGCAGCAACAcgaggctgagacgcagcaacacgaggctgagacgcagcaacacgaggctgagacgcagcaacaggaggctgagacgcagcagcaAGAGGCTGAGTCGCAGCAACAcgaggctgagacgcagcaacacgaggctgagacgcagcaacacgaggctgagacgcagcaacaggaggctgagacgcagcagcaggaggctgagacgcagcaacACGAGGCTGAGTCGCAGCAACAGGAAGCTgagaccgtgtgtgtgtgtgtgcgtctgcacCTTGTGTCAACGTGCAGCGTCTCTCAGCTCATTTACAGCCCACAAACAGCGAAGCACAGAAAACTGACAtcattaaacatgaacacatgatgATGAACAGTGCGACGTCCCGTGTGCAGTTAGTTACTCGTCCCTGAAACGCTGGACGTGTCAGagtctcagtgtttttcagctccACATGAAGCTGAGACAGTTACTGGATTTGTTTATtagtcaacaaacaaaataataatgaacaacaacaagcaGAATGTGACGTTACCTTCAAccctcacagacacaaactgtaGGTGATAAACTGATGGATTAACTGTCCACACCGTCCGACTCATGCTGCACATTAAAGCTGTCTCTTGCTGACTGAGTCATCTTATGTACTTGTTCTTCCTTCATACTTcgtacttttgtgtgtgtgcgtgtgtgtgtgtgtgtgtgtgtgtgtgtgtgtgtgtgtgtgtgtgtgtgtgcgcggtgaGCTGATGTTTTGCAGCACATTCATCACTTTCTGcaggtaaacaacaacaacaacagctactggaaagcagagacagaaacttttcctcacactgaaaacatctgcaacacactttggtttttggacattttgtctgTCTCCTAAAATCCAAAACACAGTGTCCTACCTGTCTGTGCCccgtcctcctctgtctgtcccttcttcttcacctctgtctctcctctggcCCTCAGCGGTCGCAGCATTCAAATGAGCTGTGAAGTCTGAGGGCTTGTTATCATCTGTTTACCCCGTCGCCATGACGACATCCTGCCGAACAGCAAGGGAGGGCAATAAAACAGagggtgagagggaggaggagagaaggactGCCCCCCCTACAAACCCACAGTCAGACAGAGGCAGTTAGAAGAGACCAGAAGTTCATCCAATCATCTGATCACTGATCGATCAGGTTATTGATCACACTGTGAGTGTTCCAGCTGAACAGCACTGTAAAAACACCAtcactgtgtgacagagaattatgaatgaacacagacacacgcagtgTGTCATTCATTAGAGCTGAGGGACGCAGCTCACACAGATCTACAGAGGACGTCTTCGTCTTTCTGTTGGTGTGATGGAGACGTGGTCCACGCGGTCCTCGTGGCTCAGGTCCCTGCAGGGTTCAGATTCAGACTCTGTGGACTTTTAGCTCTGAGACACAGGTCTGTTTGACGAGTCGTCTGTGGACGTTCGTTTGGACGGAGGACGTTTGGAAGGAGAAATGGATCATTTTACCAAACAATGGAAACTGAAAGTAAAATCAGAATCAATGAGCTGATTACTGATTACTGATTAAGATGCCGGCAGATGTAACCACGGTAACTGTGACACTGCAGCCTAAGCTAACACTGAGGTCAAAGGTTGTGGATCGGgatcagcacagacacactgtgcgATTAAACACCGGCATCTTCCTGttacacactgtcactgtttgtgtttctgttgtcatgACGACAGCTTCAGATTAAacagtgatgtgatgtgattcaGTTTCCAGCAGGCCTCAGCCTGGATCTTCATACAGCTGTTAGCTGCCATGCTGCAGCTTCAGACACAGGAAGTGCTGGAAGAAGGACTCACACCCAGGAGAGCGGGACTCCAGTCCAGGGTCCAGTCCAGGGTCCAGTCCATGGTCCAGTCCATGGTCCAGTCCAGGGTCCAGCCCAGGGTCCAGGCCAGGGTCCAGGCCAGGGTCCAGGCCAGGGTCCAGCCCAGGGTCCAGTCCATGGTCCAGGCCAGGGTCCAGGCCAGGGTCCAGGCCAGGGTCCAGGCCAGGGTCCAGGCCAGGGTCCAGGCCATGGTCCAGCCCAGGGTCCAGCCCAGGGTCCACTGGTGCAGCTGTTCCTGTGAAAGTTGTTCTGAAAACGCTTCGGTTTCCTCAAACTTTCACACCAACACCGACCTCAGGTGGTTTAACTTCTCACCTGCTGCAGTGATGAACAGGTGTCCTCCAGCACACTGTGACATCacggctgtgtatgtgtttacagGTGCAACAATCCCATCTCATCTCCATGACGACAGAATGAACACACGAACACACTCTGAAGTGAAGGAGAAGAACaatgagagagaagaacagcaggtccgtgtgtgtgtgtatgtgtgtgtgtttgtctcagcGGCAGGAAATGACCTCATGTCAGTGGTTGTGTCAACAGGAAGCAGCTGTCAGTATGGGAGGGTCTCAGGATGACATCATGTTGTTAAGGGTGGGGGGGTCTCCGAGGACCAGGACCTGCGAAGACAGAGTCACATGACAAAGACATCAGAGCGCTGCTGCTCTGGTTCACACTGTTTCCAGGAAATAGCCACAGCCTCACACCGGGAGCAGCTGATCAGGGAGTGGGAGGATCTCAGCGTTCTCATGTTCTGAATCACACGTTTAAAGCCAGGACAGTTTTTCATGGTAGGTATcatcacacagagcagcagccagagacacctgcagacaggtacagagagagacaagcacaggacaacaggagagagaggacaggaaagtAAAGACAGGTTGTAACAGCTTAATAAaggtgagagtgggtctgaggggAGAGGACAGGTGTGCACACGGACACGTCCCCCGTCAACTAATGTTCAGAGTCCCCTGAGTCCCCTGCTGTCACAACGTCTGtggctgtaactgtaactgtaactgacCATAGCTTCAGTCATAACAATAACATAATAACTGACAGCTGAGCCTGATCGCTGAAGGCTCGGCCTCACATTCTACTGTCAGAGACtctgggaacgaagcagtcTGTGGGGTAACATGTTGCTATCAGCTCTGTGACAGGTGAAGGAACCTGGCCCCTGAGGGCCCCTGAGGGCCCCTGAgggattttacagggagccaatgaagagaagctgaaacaggagtaatatgatctctgttgctaattccagtcagtactctggCTGCAGcgttttggatcagctggaggctttttacagAGTTAGCTGGACGTCCTGATAACAGGGAATTACAGtggtaacaaatgcatggacgagtttctcagtgtcagtgtggGACAGAATGTCCCTCGCCTGGACTCGTACATAAAGACATCATTCAGCTTTTTCTGAGCAGAACCTGAGGGTTAGAGGCTGCAGGTTCGTCTCCATCATCTGTCCCAGTCTGATGGTCTGCACCCCACAGAGACACCGAGACAGAGACACTgcgagagagacactgagacagaataAACCCACAGCAAATCCTGATCTGACTCATCTGATCTATCTTTACAGAATTTCAGGTCTGTGACTTGCAAACAgctcagctgctctgtggaaacacacacacacacatgcacgcacacacacgcacacacacacacacacatgcacgcacacacacgcacacacacgcacacacacacacacgcacgcacacacacacacgcacacacatgcacacacacacacatagttctCATTGCCGCTCCTTTTTGATTGACACTGTTATGATGTTGTCGTGGCTTGTTGCTGGGGCAACCCCTCTTCACATCATGGATGGATGATGACGtatagcaacacacacacacactctcagatgTTATCAgcctgtcaaaataaaagcccagcCTGCTCCTGATCACTGATGATAAATCTGATTTATTCGGTTTAATgtgcttcaaaaacaaaaaaactgaatcagACTAATTTAAGGTGCGGCTCAGCCTGCAGGATCAGGATCAGCCCTTGGAAATAAAACTATAGGAAACTCATGAGTTTTCCTCATTTATTGTTAAACAGGTAAAAATCAGCTGATCAGCACGAGCATCTCTGCAGAGACTTGGGCTGAAACGTCCTGCTGCTTGCACACTTCCTGTTCAACATTCAGGTGAGTGAATCCTTCTCTGAGTCACATGTTCAGGCTGAGTCCACTCAGCTGGTTaccttagcttagcataaagactggaaacacagggaaacagttagcctgggTCTGTCCACCAACACCCACCTCCCAAAAACTCACCGATCGACATTTAACTCGTACGAAAATCGAAGTGTACGGAGCACGTCGCGTGTCAGCCAACTGTCggacaggaagaggagcaggaggtctctgattggctgaaaggtGAATTCAAAGTTTCTGAAAAATGCAGTAAAAAAGCTTCtcgaaataaaaaatatgtataaataaataaaaatgttttactgatgaaaaacatcaaatcatttcattaTTCAGTTTAATTTACTGATTTACATATTTGatataaatgatgtttatttgATTTCAGTCGCGGGCGGGGGGGTGAGGACAGAAAGTGATGTCAAAACATCAGCTCTCTAGAAgctgctctcctgctctctggGTTACCATGGAGATCAGGTTCGGTTGTGCACAGACAGGATTTCACCTTTGGCATTCAGAAGTAAAAAGTCGAGTCACTGTCAAAACCAATAAATAGTCAGATACaaaagcttttcaaaataaaacgcgGTTAAataaagcagctgcagagaggacagGTGAAGCAGAAAGATTCCATCGTCTCCGTCTGCTCAGGTCATCGCTCCATCCAGGAGGCTGCACCTGAGCCCAGCGACGCCCGAGACGCCGGTCTGGAGCCGGGCCTGGACCCAGTTCTGGAGCCGGGCCTGGAGCCGTTCTGCCTCCTGCCCAGACCGAGGCCTTCC contains:
- the tppp3 gene encoding tubulin polymerization-promoting protein family member 3 isoform X2; the encoded protein is MAESADTEQLLAAFKKFAIHGDTKATGKELNGKNWAKLCKDCKIIDSKNVTSTDVDIVFSKVKQKTSRVITYEEFQRALQELAPKRFKGQSKEEALQSIFKLVEGREPTNVGVTKVAKMAAVDRLTDTSRYTGSHKERFDESGKGKGREGREEIVENTGYVGAYKNAGTYITKMKAEK
- the tppp3 gene encoding tubulin polymerization-promoting protein family member 3 isoform X1, with translation MLRPLRARGETEVKKKGQTEEDGAQTDFSIMAESADTEQLLAAFKKFAIHGDTKATGKELNGKNWAKLCKDCKIIDSKNVTSTDVDIVFSKVKQKTSRVITYEEFQRALQELAPKRFKGQSKEEALQSIFKLVEGREPTNVGVTKVAKMAAVDRLTDTSRYTGSHKERFDESGKGKGREGREEIVENTGYVGAYKNAGTYITKMKAEK